In Rutidosis leptorrhynchoides isolate AG116_Rl617_1_P2 chromosome 2, CSIRO_AGI_Rlap_v1, whole genome shotgun sequence, one genomic interval encodes:
- the LOC139888405 gene encoding protein MOS2-like gives MKLSFSLAKDSSTSSKPTIPSSSSSSSSSSPTNKEFITEFDPSQTLTDSNLKNSIVIPPIPNQWAPSNPLNLQLEQDPNISDGLNIREKNQSRIDRLMLMKLKSDLKRLPDGNGLDEFDDVSVEEFAPAYLKGYGWVEGKGIGKNATEDFKVVQYTKRTGTQGLGFVGHDHKVVKSKKGVCNSGKRVEFGDSE, from the coding sequence ATGAAGCTTTCTTTCTCTCTTGCCAAGGATTCATCCACATCCTCAAAACCCACaatcccatcatcatcatcatcatcatcatcatcatccccaACAAATAAAGAATTTATCACCGAGTTCGATCCATCACAAACCCTAACCGACTCCAATCTCAAGAACTCAATCGTAATTCCCCCAATTCCCAACCAATGGGCCCCTTCCAACCCACTCAATCTTCAACTCGAACAAGACCCCAATATATCCGACGGTCTAAACATTCGTGAAAAAAATCAATCTCGAATTGATCGATTGATGTTAATGAAATTGAAAAGTGATTTGAAGAGATTACCAGATGGTAATGGATTAGATGAATTTGATGACGTATCTGTTGAAGAATTTGCACCTGCGTATTTAAAAGGATACGGTTGGGTTGAAGGAAAAGGGATTGGCAAGAATGCAACAGAGGATTTTAAGGTTGTTCAGTACACTAAAAGGACTGGTACACAAGGGCTAGGGTTTGTTGGCCATGATCATAAAGTTGTGAAATCGAAAAAAGGTGTTTGTAATAGTGGAAAACGAGTCGAATTTGGGGATAGTGAGTGA